In Streptomyces sp. P3, one DNA window encodes the following:
- the thyX gene encoding FAD-dependent thymidylate synthase, producing MTDSPADDPKPGFRSDVTVELVKHTASDADVLFAARVSTVGEQSLDELGKDPERSKGLINYLMRDRHGSPFEHNSMTFFISAPIFVFREFMRHRVGWSYNEESGRYRELQPVFYVPGESRKLVQEGRPGKYVFVEGTQAQQEIVGRTMEDSYRRAYEAYQEMLAAGVAREVARAVLPVGLFSSMYATCNARSLMHFLGLRTQHELAKVPSFPQREIEMVGEKMEAEWARLMPLTYAAFNANGRVAP from the coding sequence GTGACCGACAGTCCCGCCGACGACCCCAAGCCCGGCTTCCGCAGCGACGTCACCGTCGAGCTGGTCAAGCACACCGCGTCCGACGCCGACGTGCTCTTCGCCGCCCGTGTCTCGACCGTCGGCGAGCAGTCCCTCGACGAGCTGGGCAAGGACCCCGAGCGGTCGAAGGGCCTGATCAACTACCTGATGCGGGACCGGCACGGCAGCCCCTTCGAGCACAACTCGATGACCTTCTTCATCAGCGCCCCGATCTTCGTCTTCCGCGAGTTCATGCGGCACCGCGTGGGCTGGTCGTACAACGAGGAGTCCGGCCGCTACCGGGAGCTCCAGCCCGTCTTCTACGTCCCCGGCGAGTCCCGCAAGCTGGTGCAGGAGGGCCGCCCCGGCAAGTACGTCTTCGTCGAGGGCACCCAGGCCCAGCAGGAGATCGTGGGCCGCACCATGGAGGACTCCTACCGACGGGCGTACGAGGCCTACCAGGAGATGCTCGCCGCCGGAGTCGCCCGCGAGGTCGCCCGCGCGGTCCTCCCGGTCGGCCTGTTCTCCTCGATGTACGCCACCTGCAACGCCCGCTCGCTGATGCACTTCCTGGGCCTGCGCACCCAGCACGAGCTGGCGAAGGTTCCCTCCTTCCCGCAGCGGGAGATCGAGATGGTGGGCGAGAAGATGGAGGCCGAGTGGGCCAGGCTCATGCCCCTCACCTACGCGGCCTTCAACGCGAACGGGCGTGTCGCGCCGTGA
- the dapB gene encoding 4-hydroxy-tetrahydrodipicolinate reductase — MSKLRVAVLGAKGRIGSEAVRAVEAAEDMELVAALGRGDDLETLAQTGAQVAVELTTPASVMDNLDFCVRHGIHAVVGTTGWTDERLARLNGRLAASPATGVLIAPNFSIGAVLTMKFAQIAAPYFESVEVVELHHPNKVDAPSGTATRTAQLIAEARRAAGVAPAPDATETGLDGARGANVDGIPVHAVRLRGLLAHQEVLLGGEGETLTVRHDSLHHSSFMPGILLGVRRVVSTPGLTFGLEHFLDLN, encoded by the coding sequence ATGAGCAAGCTGCGCGTGGCGGTCCTCGGCGCCAAGGGCCGGATCGGCTCCGAGGCGGTACGGGCGGTCGAGGCCGCCGAGGACATGGAGCTGGTGGCCGCCCTCGGCCGCGGCGACGACCTGGAGACGCTGGCGCAGACCGGCGCCCAGGTCGCGGTCGAACTGACCACCCCCGCCTCGGTCATGGACAACCTCGACTTCTGCGTACGACACGGCATCCACGCCGTGGTCGGCACCACCGGCTGGACGGACGAACGCCTCGCGCGGCTGAACGGCCGACTGGCCGCGTCCCCCGCCACGGGCGTGCTCATCGCACCCAACTTCTCCATCGGGGCCGTCCTCACCATGAAGTTCGCGCAGATCGCCGCGCCGTACTTCGAGTCCGTCGAGGTCGTCGAGCTGCACCACCCCAACAAGGTGGACGCACCCTCCGGCACCGCCACCCGTACCGCCCAGCTCATTGCCGAGGCCCGCCGCGCCGCCGGCGTCGCCCCGGCGCCGGACGCCACCGAGACGGGCCTGGACGGGGCGCGTGGCGCGAACGTGGACGGGATCCCCGTCCATGCCGTCCGGCTGCGCGGCCTGCTCGCCCACCAGGAGGTCCTGCTGGGCGGCGAGGGTGAGACCCTGACCGTCCGCCACGACTCGCTGCACCACAGCAGCTTCATGCCTGGCATCCTGCTGGGGGTTCGCCGCGTGGTGTCGACGCCCGGCCTCACCTTCGGCCTGGAACACTTCCTCGACCTGAACTGA
- a CDS encoding pitrilysin family protein, translating into MTSSSSQATARTSSEARAVARTQTLIKGTAGIGVVRKTTLPGGLRIVTETLPSVRSATFGIWAHVGSRDETPSLNGATHYLEHLLFKGTTRRSALDISSAIDAVGGEMNAFTAKEYTCYYARVLDTDLPLAIDVVCDMLTGSLIREEDVNVERGAILEEIAMTEDDPGDCVHDLFAQTMFGDNPLGRPVLGTVDTVNALTADRIRRFYRKHYDPTHLVVAAAGNIDHNKVVRQVRAAFEKAGALRNTDAAPIAPRDGRRAIRASGRVELIGRRTEQAHVVLGMPGLARTDDRRWALGVLNTALGGGMSSRLFQEVREKRGLAYSVYSYTSGFADCGLFGVYAGCRPSQVHDVLKICRDELDQVAEHGLSDEEIVRAIGQLRGSTVLGLEDTGALMNRIGKSELCWGDQMSVDDMLARIAAVTPDEVRAVARDVLGRRPSLSVIGPLKDKQAARLHDAVA; encoded by the coding sequence GTGACGTCGAGCAGCTCCCAGGCGACGGCCCGCACCTCTTCGGAGGCGCGGGCCGTCGCCCGTACCCAAACCCTGATCAAGGGCACGGCCGGCATCGGCGTCGTCCGCAAGACCACCCTGCCGGGCGGCCTGCGCATCGTCACCGAGACCCTCCCCTCGGTCCGCTCCGCCACGTTCGGCATCTGGGCGCACGTGGGCTCCCGTGACGAGACGCCCTCCCTGAACGGCGCCACGCACTACCTGGAGCACCTCCTCTTCAAGGGGACGACCCGCAGGTCCGCGCTCGACATCTCCTCCGCGATAGACGCGGTGGGCGGCGAGATGAACGCGTTCACGGCGAAGGAGTACACGTGCTACTACGCGCGCGTGCTCGACACCGACCTGCCGCTCGCCATCGACGTCGTCTGCGACATGCTGACCGGCTCCCTCATCCGTGAGGAGGACGTCAACGTCGAGCGCGGCGCGATCCTCGAAGAGATCGCCATGACCGAGGACGACCCCGGCGACTGCGTGCACGACCTGTTCGCGCAGACGATGTTCGGGGACAACCCCCTCGGCCGGCCGGTCCTCGGCACCGTCGACACCGTCAACGCCCTCACCGCCGACCGCATCCGCCGCTTCTACCGGAAGCACTACGACCCGACCCATCTCGTGGTCGCCGCGGCCGGCAACATCGACCACAACAAGGTCGTCCGCCAGGTCCGCGCGGCCTTCGAGAAGGCGGGCGCCCTCAGGAACACCGACGCGGCGCCCATCGCCCCGCGTGACGGCCGGCGCGCCATCCGCGCCTCGGGCCGGGTCGAGCTGATCGGCCGCCGGACCGAACAGGCGCACGTCGTGCTCGGCATGCCCGGTCTCGCCCGCACGGACGACCGGCGCTGGGCGCTCGGCGTGCTGAACACGGCCCTCGGCGGCGGCATGTCCTCCCGTCTCTTCCAGGAGGTCCGCGAGAAGCGCGGCCTGGCCTACAGCGTGTACTCGTACACCTCGGGCTTCGCCGACTGCGGGCTCTTCGGCGTCTACGCGGGCTGCCGCCCGAGCCAGGTGCACGACGTGCTGAAGATCTGCCGGGACGAACTCGACCAGGTCGCCGAGCACGGGCTGTCCGACGAGGAGATCGTCCGCGCCATCGGCCAGCTCCGCGGCTCCACGGTCCTCGGCCTGGAGGACACCGGCGCGCTCATGAACCGCATCGGCAAGAGCGAGCTGTGCTGGGGCGACCAGATGTCCGTCGACGACATGCTGGCCCGGATAGCGGCCGTCACCCCGGACGAGGTCCGCGCCGTGGCCCGCGACGTCCTGGGACGGCGCCCGTCGCTGTCGGTCATCGGCCCGCTCAAGGACAAGCAGGCCGCGCGGCTGCACGACGCGGTCGCCTGA